From Streptomyces chrestomyceticus JCM 4735, one genomic window encodes:
- a CDS encoding polysaccharide deacetylase family protein, which yields MLRTATAVAAGALAPGCATARTDTASVRASGSPPPGGTGPPGPGARPSGTAASGAARRARPPTRAPGLPVQIQHGPQRGDAVALTFHGQGDPKTAAALLGEAERAGARVTVLAVGRWLDEQPLMARRILDGGHELGNHTQRHLDLCALPAAEAYAEITGCADRLRKLTGTIGSWFRPSRTQYATALVTRLARKAGYPHVLSYDVDSLDADDPGAPAVQRTVLDRARAGSIVSLHLGHPGTVAALPPILDGLHRRGLRAVTTTELVT from the coding sequence GTGCTGCGCACCGCCACGGCCGTGGCCGCCGGGGCGCTCGCCCCGGGGTGCGCGACAGCCCGTACGGACACCGCGTCCGTACGGGCCTCCGGCTCCCCGCCACCGGGCGGGACCGGCCCGCCGGGCCCCGGGGCGCGCCCCTCGGGAACGGCCGCCTCGGGCGCCGCCCGGCGGGCCCGCCCGCCGACCCGCGCGCCCGGCCTGCCCGTACAGATCCAGCACGGCCCGCAGCGCGGCGACGCGGTCGCCCTCACCTTCCACGGCCAGGGCGACCCGAAGACGGCCGCCGCGCTGCTCGGCGAGGCCGAGCGGGCCGGTGCCCGGGTGACCGTGCTAGCCGTCGGCAGGTGGCTCGACGAGCAGCCGCTGATGGCCCGCCGCATCCTCGACGGCGGCCACGAACTGGGCAATCACACCCAGCGCCACCTCGACCTCTGCGCCCTCCCGGCGGCCGAGGCGTACGCCGAGATCACCGGGTGCGCCGACCGGCTGCGGAAGCTGACCGGCACGATCGGGAGCTGGTTCCGCCCCTCCCGTACGCAGTACGCCACCGCACTGGTGACCCGGCTGGCCCGTAAGGCCGGCTATCCGCACGTCCTCTCCTACGACGTCGACTCCCTCGACGCGGACGACCCCGGCGCCCCCGCCGTCCAGCGCACCGTGCTGGACCGGGCCCGCGCGGGATCCATCGTGAGCCTCCACCTCGGGCACCCCGGCACGGTTGCCGCGCTGCCCCCGATCCTCGACGGCCTGCACCGGCGCGGACTGCGCGCGGTGACGACAACGGAGCTTGTGACCTGA